The following are from one region of the Gemmatimonadetes bacterium SCN 70-22 genome:
- a CDS encoding ABC transporter ATP-binding protein, producing MISLNNVHKAFGPKKVLQGFTLDVLEGETMVIIGYSGSGKSVAIKHIVGLLEPDQGSVMVDGLEVPKLSRRELYALRARIGYVFQFAALFDSLSIGENVAMGLRKQGQLSSREIDERVHEVLELVDLPNVQERFPAELSGGMRKRVGLARAVALRPKYILYDEPTTGLDPVTSAVIDELMVRMRDKLGVTGIVITHDMRSAYRVGTKIAMLYEGRVRQVGTVDEIRNSEDPIVRQFVEGRAEVDDESSHGI from the coding sequence TTGATCTCCCTGAACAACGTCCACAAGGCGTTCGGCCCAAAAAAGGTGCTGCAGGGCTTCACCCTCGACGTCCTCGAGGGGGAGACGATGGTCATCATCGGCTATTCCGGCAGCGGGAAGTCGGTGGCCATCAAGCACATCGTGGGGCTGCTCGAGCCGGACCAGGGGAGCGTGATGGTCGACGGGCTGGAGGTCCCCAAGCTCTCGCGACGTGAGCTGTACGCCCTCCGTGCCCGCATCGGCTACGTGTTCCAGTTCGCCGCGCTGTTCGACTCGCTCAGCATCGGCGAGAACGTCGCCATGGGGCTGCGGAAGCAGGGACAGCTCTCGTCGCGCGAGATCGACGAGCGCGTCCACGAGGTCCTGGAGCTCGTCGATCTCCCGAATGTGCAGGAGCGCTTCCCCGCCGAGCTTTCGGGCGGGATGCGCAAGCGCGTGGGGCTCGCCCGCGCCGTCGCCCTGCGTCCCAAGTACATCCTGTACGACGAACCGACCACCGGGCTCGACCCCGTGACCAGCGCCGTCATCGACGAGCTGATGGTTCGGATGCGCGACAAGCTCGGGGTCACCGGGATCGTGATCACGCACGACATGCGGAGCGCGTATCGCGTGGGGACCAAGATCGCCATGCTCTACGAGGGGAGGGTGCGCCAGGTCGGGACGGTCGATGAGATCCGGAACAGCGAGGATCCCATCGTGCGCCAGTTCGTCGAGGGACGAGCGGAAGTGGACGACGAGTCGTCGCACGGGATCTGA
- a CDS encoding F0F1 ATP synthase subunit beta — MSAPAATQTIGRIVQVIGPVVDVEFDTDALPELYNALEIRGKTDAGEPIRVVAEVQQHIGRNQVRAVAMSTTDGVVRGMEALDTGAAISVPVGSAALGRILNVLGEPVDNGPEIPASVERWPIHRKRPDFVDLEPKTQIFETGIKVIDLIAPFVKGGKIGLFGGAGVGKTVVIQELINNVAKGHGGKSVFCGVGERTREGNDLYLEFKEAGILDSVALIYGQMNEPPGARLRVGLSGLTVAEYFRDRENADVLVFIDNIFRFTQAGSEVSALLGRMPSAVGYQPTLATEMGDLQERITSTRNGSITSVQAIYVPADDLTDPAPATAFAHLDATVVLNRKITELGIYPAVDPLDSSSRILDPQFIGERHYKVAIEVQRILQRYKELQDIIAILGMDELSEDDKKVVGRARRLQRFMSQPFAVAEQFTGMKGAYVKLEETISSFERLCAGEFDQYPEQAFFMCGGADDIIKNAERLAKA; from the coding sequence ATGTCCGCACCCGCTGCCACTCAGACCATCGGCCGCATCGTCCAGGTCATCGGTCCCGTCGTCGACGTGGAATTCGACACCGACGCGCTGCCTGAGCTCTACAACGCGCTCGAGATCCGCGGCAAGACCGACGCGGGCGAGCCGATTCGCGTGGTGGCCGAGGTGCAGCAGCACATCGGACGCAACCAGGTGCGCGCGGTCGCCATGTCGACGACCGACGGCGTCGTCCGCGGCATGGAGGCGCTCGACACCGGCGCCGCCATCTCGGTCCCGGTCGGCTCCGCGGCGCTGGGGCGCATCCTCAACGTCCTCGGCGAGCCGGTGGACAATGGCCCCGAGATCCCGGCGTCGGTCGAGCGCTGGCCGATCCACCGCAAGCGCCCCGACTTCGTCGACCTCGAGCCCAAGACGCAGATCTTCGAGACGGGCATCAAGGTCATCGACCTCATCGCCCCGTTCGTGAAGGGTGGGAAGATCGGGCTCTTCGGCGGCGCCGGCGTGGGCAAGACGGTCGTCATCCAGGAGCTCATCAACAACGTGGCCAAGGGACACGGCGGCAAGTCGGTGTTCTGCGGCGTGGGTGAGCGCACGCGCGAAGGGAACGACCTGTACCTCGAGTTCAAGGAAGCCGGCATCCTCGATTCGGTCGCCCTGATCTACGGGCAGATGAACGAGCCGCCGGGCGCGCGCCTCCGCGTGGGCCTCTCGGGGCTCACGGTGGCCGAGTACTTCCGCGATCGCGAGAACGCCGACGTGCTCGTCTTCATCGACAACATCTTCCGCTTCACGCAGGCGGGTTCCGAAGTCTCGGCGCTCCTGGGACGCATGCCGAGCGCCGTGGGCTACCAGCCGACGCTGGCCACGGAGATGGGCGACCTGCAGGAGCGCATCACCTCGACGCGCAACGGCTCGATCACCTCGGTGCAGGCGATCTACGTCCCCGCCGACGACCTCACCGACCCGGCGCCGGCGACCGCGTTCGCCCACCTCGACGCCACGGTCGTGCTCAACCGCAAGATCACGGAGCTCGGGATCTACCCCGCGGTCGACCCGCTCGACTCGTCGTCGCGCATCCTCGACCCGCAGTTCATCGGCGAGCGCCACTACAAGGTGGCCATCGAGGTGCAGCGCATCCTGCAGCGCTACAAGGAGCTCCAGGACATCATCGCCATCCTCGGCATGGACGAGCTGTCGGAAGATGACAAGAAGGTCGTGGGCCGGGCGCGCCGCCTGCAGCGCTTCATGTCGCAGCCGTTCGCGGTGGCCGAGCAGTTCACGGGAATGAAGGGCGCCTACGTCAAGCTCGAGGAGACGATTTCCTCGTTCGAGCGCCTCTGCGCCGGCGAGTTCGACCAGTACCCGGAGCAGGCGTTCTTCATGTGCGGCGGCGCGGACGACATCATCAAGAACGCCGAGCGCCTCGCCAAGGCCTAA
- a CDS encoding ATP synthase F1 subunit gamma, translating to MAKGRELKARIKSTENTRKITRTLEMVSTSKMKRAQDRVHAARPYANALTEVISSLYTPELAERFPLLRQPARPRTAAVILINSNRGLAGGFNANLIKETRAQLQRLRAQGIEAELHITGRKGIGYFRYLGEPLATARTDISDRPTSADAASLVDALMQRFIDGSLDAVYVVYAHFKSVLSCPPTTAQVLPVIPPEREGAAPDYLLFPSAEEILTELLPSYVRNTMYRTLVETAAAEHIARRTAMKNATDNATELLSVYRRTYNRARQAQITQEIAEIVGGAAALE from the coding sequence ATGGCCAAAGGCAGAGAACTCAAGGCGCGCATCAAGTCGACCGAGAACACCCGGAAGATCACGCGCACGCTCGAGATGGTCTCGACGTCCAAGATGAAGCGGGCGCAGGACCGGGTGCACGCCGCCCGGCCGTATGCGAACGCCCTCACGGAGGTCATTTCGTCGCTGTACACCCCCGAGCTGGCCGAGCGGTTCCCGCTCCTGCGGCAGCCGGCCCGGCCGCGTACCGCGGCCGTGATCCTGATCAATTCCAACCGCGGGCTGGCGGGCGGCTTCAACGCGAACCTGATCAAGGAGACCCGCGCGCAGCTGCAACGCCTGCGCGCGCAGGGGATCGAGGCCGAGCTCCACATCACGGGGCGCAAGGGAATCGGCTACTTCCGCTACCTGGGCGAGCCCCTCGCCACCGCGCGGACCGACATCAGCGACCGCCCGACCTCCGCCGACGCGGCATCGCTCGTGGACGCGCTCATGCAGCGCTTCATCGACGGCTCGCTCGACGCGGTCTACGTGGTCTACGCGCACTTCAAGTCGGTGCTCTCCTGCCCGCCGACCACGGCGCAGGTCCTCCCGGTGATCCCGCCCGAACGCGAGGGGGCGGCGCCGGATTACCTCCTCTTTCCTTCGGCCGAGGAGATCCTCACGGAGCTCCTCCCGTCCTACGTTCGGAACACGATGTATCGTACGCTGGTCGAGACGGCCGCTGCGGAGCACATCGCGCGCCGCACGGCCATGAAGAACGCCACCGACAACGCGACCGAGCTCCTCTCCGTCTACCGCCGCACCTACAACCGTGCCCGGCAGGCGCAGATCACGCAGGAAATCGCGGAAATCGTCGGCGGCGCTGCGGCGCTCGAGTAG
- a CDS encoding RNA polymerase subunit sigma, whose protein sequence is MAPSEPERDILDQYLYEVSTYPLLKAAEEIELARKIRAGDQDALQELVKRNLRFVISVAKKYQNRGLPLIDLIGEGNVGLLTAARKFDPDQGVKFISYAVWWIRQAILSSLARQGRTVRVPLNRTADLSRIIKASEILRQKLRREPTPEELAQLTGLSVDVVQSLAALNTGDVRLDAPMDPEGDRALIERFVADEMPDTEEEAMNRFLSDEIELALSTLPPRDAKVLRLYFGLEGGREHTLEEIGSMLGVTRERVRQLRDRALKRLREGDVGRALSSFAA, encoded by the coding sequence ATCGCGCCGAGCGAGCCGGAGCGCGACATCCTCGATCAGTACCTCTACGAGGTCAGCACCTACCCGCTGCTCAAGGCGGCGGAGGAAATCGAGCTTGCCCGCAAGATCCGCGCGGGCGACCAGGACGCGCTGCAGGAGCTGGTCAAGCGTAACCTCCGTTTCGTGATTTCGGTCGCCAAGAAGTACCAGAACCGTGGCCTCCCCCTCATCGATCTCATCGGGGAAGGGAACGTCGGCCTCCTCACGGCGGCGCGGAAGTTCGACCCGGACCAGGGGGTGAAGTTCATCTCCTACGCTGTGTGGTGGATTCGCCAGGCCATCCTGTCGTCGCTCGCGCGCCAGGGGCGTACCGTGCGCGTCCCCCTGAACCGCACCGCCGACCTGTCGCGCATCATCAAGGCGTCGGAGATCCTCCGCCAGAAGCTGCGGCGCGAGCCCACGCCGGAGGAGTTGGCGCAGCTGACGGGGCTCTCGGTCGACGTCGTGCAGTCGCTCGCCGCGCTCAACACGGGCGACGTGCGCCTCGACGCCCCGATGGATCCGGAAGGCGACCGGGCCCTCATCGAGCGCTTCGTCGCCGACGAGATGCCGGACACCGAGGAAGAGGCGATGAACCGCTTCCTCTCCGACGAGATCGAGCTTGCGTTGTCCACGCTCCCCCCTCGGGACGCGAAGGTCCTCCGCCTGTATTTCGGGCTCGAGGGCGGGCGCGAGCACACGCTCGAGGAGATCGGTTCGATGCTCGGCGTCACGCGCGAGCGCGTGCGCCAGCTGCGCGATCGCGCCCTCAAGCGCCTGCGCGAGGGCGACGTGGGGCGCGCCCTCTCCAGCTTCGCGGCCTGA
- a CDS encoding ATP synthase F1 subunit epsilon: MLTVSVISPERTLFEGEVSSLTAPAFDGEVGILTSHAPMMTLLGKGTLRLGANGAQGSFAVEGGFLQVVDNQVRVVTEKAEQV, encoded by the coding sequence ATGCTCACGGTCTCGGTCATCTCGCCGGAACGGACGTTGTTCGAGGGAGAGGTGTCCTCCCTCACCGCCCCCGCCTTCGATGGCGAAGTGGGGATCCTCACCTCGCACGCGCCGATGATGACGCTGCTGGGGAAGGGGACGCTTCGCCTCGGGGCCAACGGCGCGCAGGGGAGCTTCGCGGTGGAAGGGGGCTTCCTGCAGGTGGTGGACAACCAGGTGCGGGTGGTGACGGAGAAGGCGGAGCAGGTGTAG
- a CDS encoding F0F1 ATP synthase subunit alpha, with product MASDTILRPGEIKDILLREIEAADLHALDVEEVGTVLEVKDGIARIYGLKKAMAGEMLEITSSETGNKVVGLTLNLEEDNIGAVILGDYLQLKEGDEVRRTARVLEVPVGPALVGRVVDALGRPIDGKGPVVTPHTRLVESQAPGIIVRQPVKEPLQTGIKSIDAMIPIGRGQRELIIGDRGTGKTAIAVDTIINQKGQGVICVYVAIGQKASTVASVVEKLRQQGALDYTIVVVAAASDPAPMQYIAPYTGAAMAEYFMYDEGQATLCVYDDLSKQAAAYRQLSLVLRRPPGREAFPGDVFYLHSRLLERAAKLREDADVVDGKVIKKPGGSLTALPIIETQAGDVSAYIPTNVISITDGQIFLETDLFYANVRPAINAGISVSRVGGSAQIKAMRSVAGRLRLDLAQYRELEAFAAFASDLDAATKKQLERGARTVEVLKQPQYAPMPVEQQVQIIYAVSNGYLDDVEVAKVREWERAFLDFMVAQFPQVGDAIRKEKVLSKDTEAALKQGIEAFKKVAR from the coding sequence ATGGCTTCCGATACGATCCTGCGTCCCGGTGAAATCAAGGACATCCTCCTCCGCGAAATCGAGGCGGCGGATCTGCATGCACTCGACGTCGAGGAAGTGGGGACGGTCCTCGAGGTGAAGGACGGGATCGCCCGCATCTACGGCCTCAAGAAGGCGATGGCGGGCGAGATGCTCGAGATCACGTCGTCCGAGACCGGGAACAAGGTCGTCGGCCTGACGCTGAACCTCGAGGAGGACAACATCGGCGCGGTCATCCTCGGCGACTACCTGCAGCTGAAGGAGGGCGACGAGGTGCGGCGCACGGCCCGCGTGCTCGAGGTGCCGGTCGGTCCGGCGCTCGTCGGCCGTGTGGTCGACGCCCTCGGGCGTCCCATCGACGGCAAGGGGCCCGTCGTCACCCCGCACACCCGTCTCGTCGAGTCCCAGGCTCCCGGAATCATCGTTAGGCAGCCGGTGAAGGAGCCCCTGCAGACCGGCATCAAGTCGATCGACGCCATGATCCCGATCGGCCGCGGCCAGCGCGAGCTCATCATCGGCGACCGCGGCACCGGCAAGACGGCCATCGCCGTCGACACGATCATCAACCAGAAGGGGCAGGGGGTCATCTGCGTCTACGTCGCCATCGGGCAGAAGGCGTCGACGGTGGCCTCGGTGGTCGAGAAGCTGCGCCAGCAGGGGGCGCTGGACTACACCATCGTCGTCGTCGCCGCCGCCTCCGATCCGGCGCCGATGCAGTACATCGCGCCGTACACCGGCGCCGCGATGGCCGAGTACTTCATGTACGACGAGGGGCAGGCCACGCTGTGCGTCTACGACGACCTGTCGAAGCAGGCGGCCGCCTACCGCCAGCTTTCCCTGGTGCTCCGCCGCCCGCCGGGGCGCGAGGCCTTCCCCGGCGACGTCTTCTACCTCCACTCCCGCCTCCTCGAGCGCGCCGCGAAGCTGCGGGAGGACGCCGACGTGGTCGACGGCAAGGTGATCAAGAAGCCCGGCGGCTCGCTCACCGCGCTCCCGATCATCGAGACGCAGGCGGGCGACGTGTCGGCCTACATCCCGACCAACGTCATCTCGATCACCGACGGGCAGATCTTCCTCGAGACGGACCTGTTCTACGCCAACGTGCGCCCCGCCATCAACGCCGGCATCTCGGTGTCGCGCGTGGGCGGCTCGGCGCAGATCAAGGCCATGCGCTCGGTGGCGGGGCGCCTCCGCCTGGACCTGGCGCAGTACCGTGAACTCGAGGCCTTCGCCGCCTTCGCGTCGGACCTCGACGCGGCCACCAAGAAGCAGCTCGAGCGCGGCGCCCGCACGGTGGAGGTGCTCAAGCAGCCGCAGTACGCGCCGATGCCGGTGGAGCAGCAGGTGCAGATCATCTACGCGGTCTCCAACGGCTACCTCGACGACGTCGAGGTCGCGAAGGTGCGCGAGTGGGAACGGGCCTTCCTCGACTTCATGGTCGCCCAGTTCCCGCAGGTCGGCGATGCCATCAGGAAGGAGAAGGTGCTCTCGAAGGACACCGAGGCCGCGCTCAAGCAGGGCATCGAGGCGTTCAAGAAGGTGGCGCGCTGA